A stretch of the Archangium violaceum genome encodes the following:
- a CDS encoding cation diffusion facilitator family transporter: MRRVDASLLERNRKVRTVLAAILVANWAVAVAKVVFGLLSDSAAVTADGMHSFIDGGSNVLGLVSMSVAAQPADEDHPYGHGKFEALASLGIGAMIGISMLELGRMAFDSLLHDRHPTVTPLMAGVMVATLLVNLAVTSIERRQGEKLKSPLLMADARHTLSDVGVTLAVLLSIGLVWLGYPKADGIITLGVMVVVARVGWGIVKQAVGILSDTARLDPQKVETITLQVPGVRSCRDVRSRGMEGTVYVDLKIEVDPQLTTARAHELADAVETRLQAEFPEVVDVVVHVEPARRPASLPGVSTHR, from the coding sequence GTGCGCCGCGTGGACGCCTCCCTGCTCGAGCGCAACCGCAAGGTGCGCACCGTTCTCGCCGCCATCCTCGTGGCCAACTGGGCCGTGGCCGTGGCCAAGGTCGTCTTCGGATTGCTGAGCGACTCGGCCGCGGTGACCGCGGATGGCATGCACTCCTTCATCGACGGAGGCTCCAACGTCCTCGGCCTGGTGTCCATGTCGGTGGCCGCCCAGCCCGCGGACGAGGATCACCCCTACGGCCACGGCAAGTTCGAGGCGCTGGCCTCGCTGGGCATCGGGGCGATGATTGGCATCAGCATGCTGGAGCTGGGGCGCATGGCCTTCGACTCGCTGCTGCATGATCGCCACCCCACGGTGACTCCGCTCATGGCGGGGGTGATGGTGGCCACGTTGCTCGTCAACCTGGCCGTCACGAGCATCGAGCGCCGGCAGGGCGAGAAGCTGAAGAGCCCGTTGCTGATGGCGGACGCGCGGCACACGCTGTCGGACGTGGGCGTCACGCTGGCGGTGCTGCTGTCGATCGGACTGGTGTGGCTGGGCTACCCGAAGGCCGACGGCATCATCACGCTGGGGGTGATGGTGGTGGTGGCGCGCGTGGGCTGGGGCATCGTCAAGCAGGCGGTGGGCATCCTCTCGGACACGGCGCGATTGGATCCGCAGAAGGTGGAGACCATCACCCTCCAGGTGCCGGGCGTGCGCTCGTGCCGGGACGTGCGCAGCCGGGGCATGGAGGGCACGGTGTACGTGGACCTGAAGATCGAAGTGGATCCACAGCTCACCACGGCCCGGGCCCACGAGCTGGCCGACGCCGTGGAGACGCGGCTGCAGGCGGAGTTCCCCGAAGTGGTGGACGTGGTGGTGCACGTCGAGCCGGCGCGGCGCCCCGCCTCCCTTCCCGGCGTCTCCACCCACCGGTGA
- a CDS encoding cell envelope integrity protein TolA, translated as MPTGPSLPEQTYKRRRRRERPARYFLALVLALVAHGLFVGLLALMAHIQLNLPPEPKPPKPASAVALRPLSAQDWARNRGQPNPNAPSLNQPLKKKEEKKQPEKKPEGQVVDVAPGNKQESPDAKYLAEHDNKVEKETRSKDQTPFYKNAMPKTTARQSREGSGQSEEQAAQLSGNNGQGADDRPMNEGGQKPAFELPDAKRKQEIAMKQDPNSAGPGVDVNNRNESDEVIGNSKRLRIQSGSGEGDEGSQGRMGSPGMAKLMPSQAVMDQIIGGAPNDHLKDVEEGEGTYLNTREWKYASFFNRVKQSVGTKWNPNSALMRRDPTGSTYSGRDRYTLLKVTLDETGKVADITIEKSCGLDFLDMEAVESFRRAQPFPNPPPGLLEDDSRVRFTFGFFMDMGGGPRMRLFRQPN; from the coding sequence GTGCCGACGGGTCCTTCGCTTCCAGAGCAGACGTACAAGCGCCGACGCAGGCGGGAACGCCCCGCGCGCTACTTCCTTGCCCTCGTCCTGGCCCTGGTGGCACACGGGCTCTTCGTGGGCCTCCTGGCGCTGATGGCCCACATCCAGCTCAACCTGCCGCCCGAGCCCAAGCCCCCCAAGCCGGCGAGCGCCGTGGCCCTCCGGCCCCTGAGCGCCCAGGACTGGGCCAGGAACCGGGGGCAGCCCAACCCCAATGCCCCTTCCCTCAACCAGCCTCTCAAGAAGAAGGAGGAGAAGAAGCAGCCGGAGAAGAAGCCGGAGGGGCAGGTGGTGGACGTGGCTCCGGGCAACAAGCAGGAGTCCCCGGACGCGAAGTACCTCGCCGAGCACGACAACAAGGTGGAGAAGGAGACGCGCTCGAAGGACCAGACGCCCTTCTACAAGAACGCCATGCCGAAGACGACGGCACGCCAGTCGCGCGAGGGCTCGGGCCAGAGCGAGGAGCAGGCCGCGCAGCTGTCGGGCAACAACGGCCAGGGCGCGGATGACCGGCCCATGAACGAGGGCGGCCAGAAGCCCGCCTTCGAGCTGCCCGACGCGAAGCGCAAGCAGGAAATCGCCATGAAGCAGGACCCCAACTCGGCGGGTCCGGGCGTGGACGTGAACAACCGCAACGAGAGCGACGAGGTCATCGGCAACTCGAAGCGACTGCGCATCCAGTCGGGCTCCGGCGAGGGCGACGAGGGCTCCCAGGGCCGTATGGGCTCGCCGGGGATGGCGAAGCTGATGCCCTCGCAGGCGGTGATGGATCAGATCATCGGCGGGGCGCCCAATGATCACCTCAAGGACGTGGAGGAGGGCGAGGGCACCTACCTCAACACCCGCGAGTGGAAGTACGCCAGCTTCTTCAACCGGGTGAAGCAGAGCGTGGGCACGAAGTGGAACCCGAACTCGGCGTTGATGCGGCGCGACCCGACGGGCAGCACCTACTCCGGAAGGGACCGCTACACCCTGCTCAAGGTCACCCTGGACGAGACCGGGAAGGTGGCGGACATCACCATCGAGAAGAGCTGCGGGCTGGACTTCCTGGACATGGAGGCCGTCGAGTCCTTCAGGCGGGCCCAGCCCTTCCCCAACCCGCCGCCGGGCCTGTTGGAGGACGACTCGAGGGTGCGCTTCACCTTCGGCTTCTTCATGGACATGGGCGGCGGCCCCCGGATGCGCCTCTTCCGTCAGCCCAACTGA
- a CDS encoding SpoIID/LytB domain-containing protein: MSPARPDSNQEVAGGAIHGYGRGALLKAVLPVLAFLLVTCAAPRRSASTPSTEPIRSDSTASAPPASPGPAEVRPAPDPELALRPEELPAPGNLKRLDFRGGEPHIPIGLMQGRREVRFSPRGRMRLRFGGETEKMLEAPGGSVWTARVTDGTPAELSARIQLAELPFADKPGLTEAQAQWQARGVAVRVHVLGVLYGIAGKVIDNRRYLLLLDEELSPKQATSRQAELLRDFGVRTTLFEEVRTPSRGILEVRDDAGNVVGLAQDSVYAETLDDAGFDVRQVEHDVGYDNHGFEDRSFRGTLQLSVDRHGTLAVVNVVKLEDLLKGLVPSEIYARAHPEALKAQAVTARGEVLAKVGIKHLADPFLLCSEQHCAVYRGRTGEAASTTAAVEATRGEGLFASDGRLVDSVYSAVCGGHTEDNDVVWGGPPNPSLRGRPDVLGPTEGLPGPGSLAEYLRAELPTACRLSSFAQPSKYRWEKRFSVEQVNALTAHLGLGPVHALSLGERGVSGRARTLTVAGERGVTQVRGELNIRRLFGMLNSAMALVEEERDAEDRLTGWRFRGGGWGHGVGMCQTGAIGRAEAGHRYQDILRFYFNGAEVAPIY, translated from the coding sequence TTGTCCCCTGCCCGTCCGGACTCCAACCAGGAGGTGGCGGGCGGCGCCATCCACGGGTACGGTCGGGGGGCTTTGCTCAAGGCCGTTCTTCCAGTCCTCGCGTTCCTCCTCGTCACCTGCGCCGCACCGCGTCGGTCCGCGTCCACCCCGAGCACGGAACCCATCCGCTCCGACTCCACCGCGAGCGCCCCCCCCGCGAGCCCGGGTCCGGCCGAGGTCCGCCCGGCTCCGGACCCCGAGCTCGCGCTCCGCCCCGAGGAGCTGCCCGCGCCGGGCAACCTCAAGCGCCTGGACTTCCGAGGGGGAGAGCCGCACATCCCCATCGGGTTGATGCAGGGCCGCCGCGAGGTGCGCTTCTCCCCCAGGGGGCGGATGCGGCTGCGCTTCGGCGGGGAGACGGAGAAGATGCTGGAGGCCCCCGGGGGCTCGGTGTGGACGGCGCGGGTGACGGATGGCACCCCCGCGGAGCTGTCCGCGCGAATCCAGCTCGCGGAGCTTCCCTTCGCGGACAAGCCGGGGCTGACGGAGGCGCAGGCGCAGTGGCAGGCCCGGGGTGTGGCGGTGCGCGTACACGTGCTGGGGGTGCTCTACGGCATCGCCGGGAAGGTCATCGACAACCGGCGCTACCTGTTGCTCCTCGACGAGGAGCTCTCCCCGAAGCAGGCCACCTCACGTCAGGCGGAGCTGCTGCGCGACTTCGGCGTGCGCACCACCCTCTTCGAGGAGGTCCGCACGCCCTCACGCGGCATCCTCGAGGTGCGGGACGACGCGGGCAACGTGGTGGGGCTGGCGCAGGACTCGGTGTACGCGGAGACGCTGGACGACGCCGGCTTCGACGTGCGGCAGGTGGAGCACGACGTCGGCTACGACAACCACGGCTTCGAGGACCGGAGCTTCCGGGGCACGCTGCAGCTCTCGGTGGATCGCCACGGGACGTTGGCGGTGGTGAACGTGGTGAAGCTGGAGGATCTGCTCAAGGGCCTGGTGCCCTCGGAGATCTACGCCCGGGCGCACCCGGAGGCGCTCAAGGCGCAGGCGGTGACGGCGCGCGGCGAGGTGCTGGCGAAGGTGGGCATCAAGCACCTGGCGGACCCCTTCCTCCTGTGCTCCGAGCAGCACTGCGCGGTGTACCGGGGCCGCACGGGCGAGGCGGCCAGCACCACCGCGGCGGTGGAGGCCACGAGGGGCGAGGGGCTCTTCGCCTCGGACGGGCGGCTGGTGGACTCGGTGTACAGCGCGGTGTGCGGGGGCCACACGGAGGACAACGACGTCGTCTGGGGCGGTCCCCCCAACCCGAGCCTGCGCGGCAGACCGGACGTCCTGGGCCCCACGGAGGGACTGCCGGGTCCCGGCTCCCTGGCCGAGTACCTGCGCGCCGAGCTGCCCACGGCCTGCCGGCTCTCCAGCTTCGCGCAGCCGAGCAAGTACCGCTGGGAGAAGCGCTTCAGCGTGGAGCAGGTGAACGCGCTCACGGCGCACCTGGGGCTGGGCCCGGTGCACGCGCTGAGCCTCGGGGAGCGGGGCGTGTCCGGCCGGGCGCGCACCCTCACCGTCGCGGGCGAGCGAGGCGTCACCCAGGTCCGGGGCGAGCTGAACATCCGTCGCCTCTTCGGGATGCTGAACAGCGCCATGGCCCTGGTGGAGGAGGAGCGGGACGCCGAGGACCGCCTCACCGGCTGGCGGTTCCGGGGCGGCGGCTGGGGCCACGGGGTGGGCATGTGCCAGACGGGCGCCATCGGCCGGGCCGAGGCCGGGCATCGCTACCAGGACATCCTCCGTTTCTACTTCAACGGTGCCGAGGTCGCGCCCATCTATTGA
- a CDS encoding right-handed parallel beta-helix repeat-containing protein, with amino-acid sequence MRKTPGAFLAACSLGLGLWACGGGVGPDGQPGGAGEAPRLNTPASITKPGQPAPIGAQPVADTPVADLPSHEGHSPIAEPSPQPGLNTSEPPPAPAPFSREWVVGPSGSDTGDGSAAQPFRSIAKGLSMAGPGEVVRVLAGTYAERIVIGDNVKAGSEGAPITLQGEGKPRIVPGSGSGALIQVRKPHWIVDGFEVDVQKQPAYAVTFQGNVQGSTLANSELHHGTLGAAITTYDNATGAVIENNHIHGFVKSSGNQDSHGVVVQPTSHDITVRNNDIHDNSGDSVQCLGPEGFSSLPPADGLLVENNHFYANRENAVDIKTCHNVTIRNNKMHGFKPSSTAKGDAVVVHYSARDVTIEDNEIYDSGKGISVGGNHEGPVPGGVVVRRNRVHDITKDGGGEGTGIRFENSEGAVLVNNTVTRVAGSALILGHGTGGATSNLQVENNLIAEAPVAVDLGGQSPGLKMGHNLFPAGAQFKRGGTVVDLVGFQQASGDTTSTTGEAGAAPPAFGPDSAAVDRGVDVGLPFCGGAPDIGAVETGC; translated from the coding sequence ATGAGGAAGACTCCAGGGGCTTTCCTGGCCGCCTGCTCGTTGGGCCTCGGCCTGTGGGCCTGCGGTGGGGGCGTCGGCCCCGATGGACAGCCGGGTGGGGCGGGCGAGGCTCCGCGCCTCAATACCCCCGCGTCCATCACGAAGCCGGGCCAGCCGGCCCCCATCGGTGCGCAGCCCGTGGCGGATACGCCCGTGGCCGACCTGCCCTCCCATGAAGGGCACTCGCCCATCGCCGAGCCCTCTCCACAGCCAGGGCTGAATACGTCCGAGCCCCCGCCCGCTCCGGCGCCCTTCTCCCGGGAGTGGGTGGTGGGTCCGTCCGGGAGTGACACCGGCGACGGGAGCGCGGCCCAGCCGTTCCGCTCCATCGCCAAGGGCCTCTCCATGGCGGGTCCGGGCGAGGTCGTCCGTGTCCTCGCGGGCACCTACGCCGAGCGCATCGTCATTGGCGACAACGTCAAGGCCGGCTCCGAGGGCGCGCCCATCACCCTCCAGGGCGAGGGCAAGCCGCGCATCGTTCCGGGCTCGGGCTCGGGGGCGCTCATCCAGGTGCGCAAGCCGCACTGGATCGTGGATGGCTTCGAGGTGGATGTGCAGAAGCAGCCCGCCTACGCGGTGACCTTCCAGGGCAACGTGCAGGGCTCGACGCTGGCCAACTCGGAGCTGCACCACGGCACGCTCGGCGCGGCCATCACCACGTATGACAACGCGACCGGCGCGGTCATCGAGAACAACCACATCCACGGCTTCGTGAAGAGCTCGGGCAACCAGGACTCGCACGGCGTCGTGGTGCAGCCGACGTCGCACGACATCACGGTGCGCAACAACGACATCCACGACAACTCGGGTGACTCGGTGCAGTGCCTGGGGCCCGAGGGCTTCAGCTCGCTGCCGCCCGCGGATGGGCTGCTCGTGGAGAACAACCACTTCTACGCCAACCGCGAGAACGCGGTGGACATCAAGACGTGCCACAACGTCACCATCCGCAACAACAAGATGCACGGCTTCAAGCCGAGCTCCACGGCCAAGGGTGACGCGGTGGTGGTCCACTACTCCGCGCGCGACGTGACCATCGAGGACAACGAGATCTACGACTCGGGCAAGGGCATCTCGGTGGGTGGCAACCACGAGGGCCCCGTGCCTGGTGGCGTGGTGGTGCGGCGCAACCGCGTCCACGACATCACCAAGGACGGTGGAGGCGAGGGGACGGGCATCCGCTTCGAGAACTCCGAGGGCGCGGTGCTGGTGAACAACACCGTGACGCGCGTGGCCGGTTCCGCGCTCATCCTCGGCCATGGCACCGGCGGCGCCACGAGCAACCTCCAGGTGGAGAACAACCTCATCGCCGAGGCGCCGGTGGCGGTGGACCTCGGTGGCCAGAGCCCGGGCTTGAAGATGGGACACAACCTCTTCCCGGCGGGCGCGCAGTTCAAGCGCGGCGGCACGGTGGTGGACCTGGTGGGCTTCCAGCAGGCCTCGGGGGACACCACCTCCACCACGGGAGAGGCGGGCGCGGCGCCTCCGGCCTTCGGACCGGACTCGGCCGCCGTGGACCGGGGCGTCGACGTGGGCCTGCCCTTCTGCGGTGGGGCTCCGGACATCGGCGCCGTGGAGACTGGCTGCTGA